One Streptomyces sp. V4I8 genomic window carries:
- the yicI gene encoding alpha-xylosidase translates to MKFTDGYWLLREGVTAAHPAAVLDVTESDGALEIHAPTRPIRTRGDLMTGPVMTINAHTPMPDVIGLTLTHFSGEQSRGPEFELTESAETAAQISYDDEHATLTSGALSVRVARTGSWQVDFLAGGRVLTSSGPKSMGIMRDASGGHYLREQLRLGVGTSVYGLGERFGPLVKNGQVVDIWQADGGTCSEQAYKNVPFFLTDAGYGVFVDTPGKVSFEVASEVVSRVQFSAETQELTYYVIHGPTPKDILRKYTALTGRPALPPAWSFGLWLSTSFTTSYDEETVTSFVDGMRERELPLSVFHFDCFWMREFNWCDFQWDPRVFPDPAGMLARLKAKDLRICVWINPYIAQRSPLFAEGKALGHLLRRPDGSVWQWDLWQPGMALVDFTSPSARDWYAAKLEALLAQGVDCFKTDFGERVPLDVAWSDGSDPERMHNYYTYLYNQTVFDVLRKHRGEEEAVLFARSATAGSQKFPVHWGGDCEATYESMAESLRGGLSLGLSGFGYWSHDIGGFEGTPTPALFKRWLAFGLLSSHSRLHGSSSYRVPWLFDEESVDVARHFTRLKLRLMPYLYEAARTAHTEGVPMMRAMVLEFPDDPGCAHLERQYMLGPDLLVAPVFSDEGEVTYYVPEGTWTHFLDGRTVTGPRWVREQHDFTSVPLLVRPGAVIPVGAVDDRPDYDHADGVTLRAYGLERGAQRTVRVGDVVFTVVREGDTLRASCAVPAAPWGLAAGEREVRAQAGTGFLSLELG, encoded by the coding sequence ATGAAGTTCACCGACGGCTACTGGCTGCTGCGCGAAGGCGTCACCGCGGCCCACCCCGCCGCAGTCCTCGACGTCACGGAGTCGGACGGCGCCCTGGAGATCCACGCGCCGACCCGGCCCATCCGCACGCGCGGCGACCTGATGACGGGACCGGTCATGACGATCAACGCCCACACGCCGATGCCCGACGTCATCGGCCTGACCCTGACGCACTTCAGCGGCGAGCAATCCCGCGGCCCCGAGTTCGAGCTCACCGAGTCGGCGGAGACGGCCGCGCAGATCTCGTACGACGACGAGCACGCGACCCTCACCTCCGGCGCGCTCTCGGTCCGAGTCGCCCGCACCGGCTCCTGGCAGGTCGACTTCCTGGCCGGCGGCCGCGTCCTCACCTCCAGTGGCCCCAAGAGCATGGGCATCATGCGGGACGCGAGCGGGGGCCACTATCTGCGCGAGCAGCTGCGCCTCGGTGTCGGTACGTCCGTCTACGGCCTCGGCGAGCGCTTCGGCCCGTTGGTCAAGAACGGGCAGGTCGTCGACATCTGGCAGGCCGACGGCGGCACCTGCAGCGAGCAGGCGTACAAGAACGTGCCGTTCTTCCTGACCGACGCGGGCTACGGCGTCTTCGTCGACACCCCGGGCAAGGTCTCCTTCGAGGTGGCGTCGGAGGTGGTGTCCCGGGTGCAGTTCAGCGCGGAGACACAGGAGTTGACGTACTACGTCATCCACGGCCCGACCCCGAAGGACATCCTCCGCAAGTACACGGCCCTGACCGGCCGCCCCGCTCTCCCGCCCGCGTGGTCGTTCGGCCTGTGGCTGTCGACGTCCTTCACGACGTCGTACGACGAGGAGACGGTGACGTCGTTCGTGGACGGCATGCGGGAGCGCGAACTGCCGCTCTCGGTCTTCCACTTCGACTGCTTCTGGATGCGCGAGTTCAACTGGTGCGATTTCCAGTGGGACCCGCGCGTCTTCCCGGATCCGGCGGGGATGCTGGCCCGGCTGAAGGCGAAGGACCTGCGGATCTGCGTCTGGATCAACCCGTACATCGCCCAGCGCTCGCCCCTGTTCGCGGAGGGCAAGGCACTCGGCCATCTGCTGAGGCGGCCGGACGGCAGCGTCTGGCAGTGGGACCTGTGGCAGCCCGGCATGGCGCTGGTCGACTTCACCTCTCCCTCCGCCCGCGACTGGTACGCGGCGAAGCTGGAGGCGCTGCTCGCGCAGGGCGTCGACTGCTTCAAGACCGACTTCGGCGAGCGAGTGCCGCTGGATGTGGCGTGGTCCGACGGCTCCGACCCGGAGCGGATGCACAACTACTACACGTACCTCTACAACCAGACCGTCTTCGACGTGCTGCGCAAGCACCGGGGCGAGGAGGAGGCGGTGCTCTTCGCGCGCTCGGCGACGGCGGGCAGCCAGAAGTTCCCGGTGCACTGGGGCGGCGACTGCGAGGCGACCTACGAGTCGATGGCGGAGTCGCTGCGCGGCGGGCTCTCGCTCGGCCTGTCCGGCTTCGGGTACTGGAGCCATGACATCGGCGGCTTCGAGGGCACGCCGACCCCCGCGCTGTTCAAGCGGTGGCTGGCGTTCGGGCTGCTGTCCTCGCACAGCCGGCTGCACGGGTCGTCGTCGTACCGGGTGCCGTGGCTGTTCGACGAGGAGTCGGTGGACGTGGCCCGCCACTTCACCCGCCTCAAGCTGCGGTTGATGCCGTACCTCTACGAGGCCGCCCGCACCGCCCACACCGAGGGCGTGCCGATGATGCGGGCGATGGTGCTGGAGTTCCCGGACGACCCCGGGTGCGCGCATCTGGAGCGGCAGTACATGCTCGGACCGGACCTGCTGGTGGCCCCCGTCTTCAGCGACGAGGGGGAGGTGACGTACTACGTCCCCGAGGGCACCTGGACCCACTTCCTCGACGGGCGGACGGTGACCGGCCCGCGCTGGGTGCGCGAGCAGCACGACTTCACCAGCGTGCCGCTGCTGGTCCGGCCGGGTGCGGTGATCCCGGTGGGCGCGGTGGACGACCGGCCCGACTACGACCATGCCGACGGGGTGACGCTGCGGGCGTACGGGCTGGAGCGGGGCGCACAGCGGACGGTGCGGGTCGGGGACGTGGTCTTCACGGTCGTACGGGAGGGGGACACGCTGCGGGCGTCCTGCGCTGTCCCTGCCGCGCCCTGGGGGCTGGCGGCGGGCGAGCGGGAGGTCCGGGCGCAGGCGGGGACCGGGTTTCTCTCCCTGGAGCTGGGCTGA
- a CDS encoding LacI family DNA-binding transcriptional regulator: MVKITDVARHAGVSPSTVSYTLSGKRPISEETRRRVEESVRLLGYRPHAGARALAGGRSNVLALLVPLRPGIDVPVAMQFAVSVVTTARRHDHDVLLLTQEEGEEGLRRALDTAPVDGLIVMDVQLNDPRTALLPGLDRPSVVIGFPADSEGLTCIDLDFKAAGEACVEHLARLGHRVVALVGSPPEVYVRGTAFAQRVVRGFTAAADRGRLTSSVHPCEASPAAARAVAGQLLREQPALTGVVVHNEAILEPLIDAFEELGLRVPADLSVTAICPDELAASLRVPVTSIALPAAEVGARAVELLMGKLGGKRVPEATLLAPRMTERGSTGRRAVA, from the coding sequence ATGGTGAAGATCACGGATGTGGCGCGGCACGCCGGGGTCTCCCCCAGCACCGTGTCGTACACGCTGAGCGGCAAACGCCCGATCTCCGAGGAGACCCGGCGCCGCGTCGAGGAGTCCGTCCGCCTGCTCGGCTACCGCCCGCACGCCGGCGCCCGCGCCCTGGCCGGCGGCAGGTCGAACGTGCTGGCGCTGCTGGTGCCGCTGCGGCCGGGCATCGATGTGCCGGTGGCGATGCAGTTCGCGGTGTCGGTGGTGACGACGGCGCGGCGCCACGACCATGACGTGCTGCTGCTGACCCAGGAGGAGGGCGAGGAGGGGCTGCGGCGGGCCCTGGACACGGCCCCGGTGGACGGGCTGATCGTCATGGACGTGCAGCTGAACGATCCACGGACAGCGCTCTTACCCGGCCTGGACCGGCCGTCGGTGGTGATCGGCTTCCCGGCCGATTCGGAGGGCCTGACCTGCATCGACCTCGACTTCAAGGCGGCGGGCGAGGCCTGCGTGGAGCACTTGGCGCGGCTCGGCCACCGGGTGGTGGCACTCGTGGGGTCGCCCCCGGAGGTGTACGTACGGGGGACGGCGTTCGCCCAGCGGGTGGTCCGGGGCTTCACGGCCGCCGCCGACCGGGGCCGGCTCACCTCCTCCGTCCACCCCTGCGAGGCCTCGCCCGCGGCGGCACGCGCGGTCGCCGGGCAACTGCTGCGGGAGCAGCCCGCCTTGACGGGGGTCGTCGTCCACAACGAGGCGATCCTGGAGCCGCTGATCGACGCGTTCGAGGAGCTGGGCCTACGGGTGCCGGCCGACCTGTCGGTCACCGCGATCTGCCCGGACGAACTCGCCGCGTCGCTGCGGGTGCCGGTGACGTCGATCGCCTTGCCTGCCGCGGAGGTGGGGGCGCGGGCGGTGGAGCTGCTGATGGGGAAGCTGGGCGGGAAGAGGGTTCCGGAGGCGACATTGCTGGCGCCGAGGATGACGGAGAGAGGGAGCACGGGGCGGCGGGCGGTGGCGTGA
- a CDS encoding winged helix-turn-helix transcriptional regulator, whose protein sequence is MGSGSTRVTGGQVDSQQACPVAPVVDLVFSRWTTPILWTLNEFGRQRFVELQRNIGTITPKVLTQRLRQMERDGLVVRTYHPEVPPRVEYEISALGRSLAPIFAHLADWSTENLPKVEEARREFDAAGGHS, encoded by the coding sequence ATGGGCAGCGGTAGCACCCGCGTCACGGGCGGGCAGGTCGACTCGCAGCAGGCGTGTCCCGTCGCCCCGGTCGTCGACCTCGTCTTCAGCCGCTGGACGACGCCGATCCTGTGGACGCTGAACGAGTTCGGCCGGCAGCGGTTCGTCGAACTCCAGCGCAACATCGGCACGATCACGCCTAAGGTCCTCACCCAGCGGCTGCGTCAGATGGAGCGCGACGGTCTGGTCGTACGCACGTACCACCCCGAGGTGCCACCCCGAGTCGAGTACGAGATCAGCGCCCTCGGCCGCAGCCTGGCCCCGATCTTCGCCCACCTCGCCGACTGGTCCACGGAGAACCTGCCGAAAGTCGAGGAGGCCAGGCGGGAGTTCGATGCGGCGGGCGGCCACTCGTAG
- a CDS encoding SDR family oxidoreductase produces the protein MIVVTGASGNVGRPLVEALALAGEKVTAVSRSPLRYDLPEGARHVRADLADPATLGPALDGADALFVLPAGELLGGSAPAVEVPAAAEEAGVRRVVLLSSQINGTRPEAASHVRLREFEEAVRSSGLDWTILRPGGFASNAYAWSETVRTRRTVIAPFADVALPVVDPADIAEVAAVALRGEGHSGRTYELTGPAAVTPREQAAALSEAIGEEVGYVELTREQAREHMARFMPEPVIEGTLDILGEPLPAEQRVSPDVEKVLGRPAGTFAGWARRNVHAFK, from the coding sequence GTGATCGTTGTGACCGGAGCCTCCGGAAACGTCGGCCGCCCGCTCGTCGAGGCCCTCGCCCTCGCGGGTGAGAAGGTGACGGCCGTGTCCCGCAGCCCCCTCCGCTACGACCTCCCGGAGGGAGCGCGGCATGTGCGCGCCGACCTCGCCGATCCCGCGACGCTGGGCCCCGCCCTGGACGGCGCGGACGCCCTGTTCGTCCTGCCGGCCGGGGAGTTGCTCGGCGGTAGCGCACCCGCCGTCGAAGTGCCGGCGGCCGCCGAGGAGGCCGGCGTGCGGCGGGTCGTGCTGCTCTCCTCGCAGATCAACGGCACCCGCCCGGAAGCCGCCTCACATGTCCGACTGCGGGAGTTCGAGGAGGCCGTACGCTCCTCGGGCCTCGACTGGACGATCCTGCGCCCGGGCGGCTTCGCCTCCAACGCCTATGCCTGGAGCGAGACCGTCCGCACCCGGCGCACCGTGATCGCCCCGTTCGCCGACGTGGCGCTGCCGGTCGTGGACCCGGCGGACATCGCCGAGGTCGCCGCCGTGGCCCTGCGCGGCGAGGGCCACTCGGGACGGACGTACGAGCTGACCGGGCCCGCCGCCGTCACCCCGCGCGAGCAGGCGGCGGCGCTCTCCGAGGCGATCGGCGAGGAGGTGGGCTACGTGGAGCTGACCCGTGAGCAGGCGCGCGAGCACATGGCGCGGTTTATGCCCGAGCCCGTGATCGAGGGCACGCTCGACATCCTCGGCGAGCCGCTCCCCGCCGAGCAGCGGGTCAGCCCCGACGTCGAGAAGGTCCTCGGCCGCCCGGCCGGCACCTTCGCGGGGTGGGCGCGGCGCAACGTCCACGCCTTCAAGTAG
- the dacB gene encoding D-alanyl-D-alanine carboxypeptidase/D-alanyl-D-alanine-endopeptidase, with protein MWIWPVAVALVAAVLGPGAQAGADSDRTGLPEAIDTVLGDARMEGGVASVVVADAGTGELLYQHLPSTRLMPASNTKLATSAAAMEILGPQYRFTTDVLTTGRQHGTVLRGDLYLRGTGDPTLLADDYGDLAARLAAAGVRRVDGRLIADDTRFDSVRLGRSWAADDESSYYSAQISALSVAPDTDYDTGTVIVMVAPGEEAGDEPVVTVTPDTDYVDIDVRATTVAAGGANNLTVEREHGTNTVVVSGTTPVGGAGAKEWVTVWEPTGYAAAVFRDALAQHGIRVSGPTRLGRQTPGTAVRLASHTSMPLRDLLVPFMKLSNNMHAEILTKAMGYEVSRQGSWDAGLAAISGYLKGVGVDAGKARQVDGSGLSRMNNFSAGQLLDLLLAVRAEPWYADWYRALPVACAPDRFVGGTLRTRMCGTPAALNARAKTGSLTGASALSGYVTDADGRELVYGIVLNNYLASSVKALEDAIVVTLARSTAEAAVPAATLRSGASADVECSWRKPLSC; from the coding sequence ATGTGGATTTGGCCCGTCGCCGTGGCGCTCGTCGCCGCCGTCCTGGGGCCCGGCGCGCAGGCCGGTGCGGACTCCGACCGTACCGGCCTGCCGGAGGCCATCGACACCGTCCTGGGCGATGCGCGGATGGAGGGCGGGGTGGCGAGCGTCGTGGTCGCGGACGCCGGCACCGGTGAGCTCCTCTACCAGCATCTGCCCTCGACCCGGCTGATGCCCGCCTCCAACACCAAGCTCGCCACCTCGGCGGCGGCCATGGAGATCCTCGGGCCGCAGTACCGGTTCACCACCGATGTGCTGACCACCGGGCGACAGCACGGCACCGTGCTGCGCGGCGACCTGTATCTGCGCGGCACCGGGGACCCGACCCTGCTCGCCGACGACTACGGCGACCTGGCCGCCCGCCTCGCGGCGGCGGGCGTGCGGCGGGTGGACGGGCGGCTGATCGCCGACGACACCCGGTTCGACAGCGTGCGGCTCGGGCGTTCCTGGGCCGCCGACGACGAGTCCTCCTACTACTCCGCGCAGATCAGCGCGTTGAGCGTGGCGCCGGACACCGACTACGACACGGGCACGGTGATCGTCATGGTCGCGCCGGGGGAGGAGGCCGGTGACGAACCGGTCGTCACCGTCACCCCCGACACCGACTACGTCGACATCGACGTACGGGCCACGACCGTCGCCGCCGGCGGGGCGAACAACCTCACCGTCGAGCGGGAGCACGGCACCAACACCGTCGTGGTCAGCGGCACGACCCCCGTCGGCGGCGCCGGCGCCAAGGAGTGGGTCACCGTGTGGGAGCCCACCGGGTACGCCGCCGCCGTCTTCCGGGACGCGCTCGCGCAGCACGGGATCAGGGTGAGCGGCCCCACGCGGCTCGGGCGGCAGACACCCGGTACGGCCGTGCGGCTGGCGTCCCACACGTCCATGCCGCTCAGGGACCTGCTGGTCCCGTTCATGAAGCTGTCCAACAACATGCACGCCGAGATCCTCACCAAGGCGATGGGGTACGAGGTCTCGCGGCAGGGGAGCTGGGACGCCGGACTGGCCGCGATCAGCGGCTACCTCAAGGGCGTGGGCGTCGACGCCGGGAAGGCACGGCAGGTCGACGGTTCCGGGCTGTCCCGGATGAACAACTTCTCCGCCGGGCAGCTCCTCGACCTGCTCCTGGCCGTGCGCGCCGAGCCCTGGTACGCCGACTGGTACCGCGCACTGCCCGTCGCCTGCGCCCCCGACCGGTTCGTCGGCGGCACCCTGCGCACGCGGATGTGCGGGACGCCCGCCGCCCTCAACGCCCGCGCCAAGACAGGGTCGTTGACCGGGGCATCGGCTCTCTCCGGGTACGTCACCGACGCCGACGGGCGCGAGCTCGTCTACGGCATCGTCCTCAACAACTATCTGGCCTCGTCCGTGAAGGCCCTGGAGGACGCCATCGTGGTGACGCTGGCCAGGTCGACCGCCGAGGCCGCGGTGCCCGCCGCCACCCTCAGGAGCGGCGCGAGCGCCGACGTCGAGTGCTCGTGGCGCAAGCCGCTTTCGTGCTGA
- a CDS encoding PHB depolymerase family esterase, with translation MTQTRAASRHIVIGATLLLALIAAFLTPGRAAAASLQEVTGFGSNPGALRMFRYVPDGLPAGRPVVVALHGCTQNASGYGTGSGWLQLADRWGFSVVLPQQQTANSASSCFNWFQNGDLARGQGEAASVAQMVDRQLADTSGDASRVHVTGLSAGGGMAAVMMAAYPERFASGGIVAGLPYGCAQAAGSPWVCMYVGATQTAKQWGDRVRAARPGYAGPWPMLVAFQGTADHTVQPVNMTDLMRQWTEVHGADQVADVSDSVAGYPHQVFRDAGGRAVVETYSVTGMGHGQPVDPGSGSEQCGSAGAYVLDVNLCAAYRMGRAWGLG, from the coding sequence ATGACACAGACCAGAGCCGCAAGCCGTCACATCGTCATCGGGGCGACCCTTCTCCTCGCCTTGATCGCCGCCTTCCTCACGCCGGGCAGAGCCGCGGCCGCCTCGCTCCAGGAGGTGACCGGGTTCGGCTCCAACCCCGGAGCGCTGCGCATGTTCCGGTACGTCCCCGACGGACTGCCCGCCGGCCGGCCCGTGGTCGTCGCGCTGCACGGGTGCACACAGAACGCCTCCGGATACGGCACCGGCAGCGGATGGCTCCAGCTCGCCGACCGCTGGGGTTTCTCCGTCGTACTGCCGCAGCAGCAGACCGCCAACAGCGCCTCGTCCTGCTTCAACTGGTTCCAGAACGGTGACCTCGCCCGCGGCCAGGGCGAGGCCGCGTCCGTCGCGCAGATGGTCGACCGGCAGCTCGCCGACACCTCCGGGGACGCGTCGCGCGTTCATGTCACCGGGCTGTCCGCCGGGGGCGGGATGGCCGCCGTGATGATGGCGGCGTACCCGGAGAGGTTCGCGTCGGGCGGGATCGTCGCCGGGCTGCCGTACGGGTGTGCGCAGGCCGCCGGATCGCCGTGGGTGTGCATGTACGTCGGGGCGACGCAGACGGCGAAGCAGTGGGGGGACCGGGTGCGCGCCGCCCGGCCCGGGTATGCCGGACCCTGGCCCATGCTCGTCGCCTTCCAGGGCACGGCCGACCACACCGTGCAGCCCGTCAACATGACCGACCTGATGAGGCAGTGGACCGAGGTGCACGGGGCCGATCAGGTCGCCGACGTGAGTGACTCCGTCGCCGGGTATCCGCACCAGGTCTTCCGGGACGCGGGCGGGCGTGCGGTCGTGGAGACGTACAGCGTCACCGGGATGGGGCACGGGCAGCCCGTCGATCCGGGGAGCGGGAGCGAGCAGTGCGGGAGCGCCGGCGCGTATGTCCTGGACGTGAATCTGTGCGCGGCGTACCGGATGGGGCGGGCCTGGGGGCTGGGCTGA